In Citrobacter sp. RHB25-C09, the following proteins share a genomic window:
- the ompF gene encoding porin OmpF: protein MMKRNILAVVIPALLVAGAANAAEIYNKDGNKLDLYGKAVGLHYFSDNAGNDGDQTYARLGFKGETQINSDLTGYGQWEYNFAGNNSEGGSDAQNNNKTRLAFAGLKFGDAGSFDYGRNYGVVYDALGYTDMLPEFGGDTAYSDNFFVGRVGGVATYRNSNFFGLVDGLSFAAQYLGKNEREGNIGRSNGDGFGGSVSYEMDGFGIVGAYGAADRTDDQVASVRGHGEKAEQWATGLKYDANNIYLAANYGETRNATRIEDGFANKTQDFFVVAQYQFDFGLRPSISYNKSKAKDVEGVGDEDLVNYIEVGATYYFNKNMSTYVDYQINQIDSDNKLGVNDDDTVAVGIVYQF, encoded by the coding sequence ATGATGAAGCGCAATATTCTGGCAGTGGTTATCCCTGCCCTGCTGGTAGCTGGTGCAGCTAACGCTGCAGAAATCTATAACAAAGACGGCAACAAACTCGACCTGTACGGTAAAGCTGTTGGTCTGCATTATTTTTCTGACAACGCTGGTAACGACGGCGATCAGACTTACGCCCGTCTTGGTTTCAAAGGGGAAACTCAGATCAATTCCGACCTGACCGGTTACGGCCAGTGGGAATACAACTTCGCGGGTAACAACTCCGAAGGCGGTTCTGACGCTCAGAACAACAACAAAACGCGTCTGGCTTTCGCTGGTCTGAAATTTGGCGACGCGGGTTCTTTCGACTACGGTCGTAACTACGGCGTAGTTTATGACGCACTGGGCTACACCGATATGCTGCCAGAATTCGGCGGTGATACTGCGTACAGCGATAACTTCTTCGTGGGTCGTGTTGGCGGCGTTGCAACTTACCGCAACTCCAACTTCTTCGGTCTGGTTGACGGCCTGAGCTTCGCAGCACAGTACCTGGGTAAAAACGAGCGTGAAGGTAACATCGGTCGTTCTAACGGTGACGGCTTCGGCGGTTCTGTTAGCTACGAAATGGATGGCTTCGGTATCGTGGGTGCATACGGCGCCGCTGACCGTACCGACGATCAGGTTGCTTCTGTACGTGGTCACGGTGAAAAAGCTGAGCAGTGGGCTACCGGTCTGAAATACGACGCGAACAACATCTACCTGGCAGCTAACTACGGTGAAACCCGTAACGCTACCCGTATCGAAGATGGTTTCGCGAACAAAACTCAGGACTTCTTCGTTGTTGCTCAGTACCAGTTCGATTTCGGTCTGCGTCCGTCCATCTCCTACAACAAATCTAAAGCGAAAGACGTAGAAGGTGTGGGTGATGAGGATCTGGTGAACTACATCGAAGTAGGCGCAACCTACTACTTCAACAAAAACATGTCCACCTATGTTGACTATCAGATCAACCAGATCGATTCTGACAACAAACTGGGCGTGAACGACGACGACACCGTTGCTGTGGGTATCGTTTACCAGTTCTAA
- the asnS gene encoding asparagine--tRNA ligase, translating into MSVVPVADVLQGRVAVDSEVTVRGWVRTRRDSKAGISFLAVYDGSCFDPVQAVINNSLPNYNEEVLRLTTGCSVIVTGKVVASPGQGQNFEIQATNVDVTGWVDDPDTYPMAAKRHSIEYLREVAHLRPRTNMIGAVARVRHTLAQALHRFFDEQGYFWVSTPLITASDTEGAGEMFRVSTLDLENLPRNDQGKVDFDKDFFGKESFLTVSGQLNGETYACALSKVYTFGPTFRAENSNTSRHLAEFWMLEPEVAFASLNDIAGLAEAMLKYAFKAVLTERADDMKFFAERVDKEAISRLERFIESDFAQVDYTDAVAILEECIKNGRKFENPVYWGVDLSSEHERYLAEEHFKAPVVVKNYPKDIKAFYMRLNEDGKTVAAMDVLAPGIGEIIGGSQREERLDVLDARMLEMGLNKEDYWWYRDLRRYGTVPHSGFGLGFERLIAYVTGVQNVRDVIPFPRTPRNATF; encoded by the coding sequence ATGAGCGTTGTGCCTGTAGCCGACGTACTCCAGGGCCGCGTAGCCGTTGACAGCGAAGTCACCGTGCGCGGATGGGTACGTACCCGCCGAGATTCAAAAGCTGGCATCTCCTTCCTCGCCGTTTATGACGGTTCCTGCTTTGATCCTGTACAGGCCGTCATTAATAATTCTCTGCCCAATTACAATGAAGAAGTACTGCGCCTGACGACCGGCTGCTCCGTCATCGTTACGGGTAAGGTTGTTGCCTCTCCGGGGCAAGGCCAGAATTTTGAAATTCAGGCGACGAATGTCGACGTCACCGGCTGGGTGGACGATCCTGATACTTACCCGATGGCGGCAAAACGTCACAGCATTGAATACCTGCGTGAAGTTGCGCACCTGCGTCCGCGCACCAACATGATTGGTGCCGTCGCACGTGTTCGTCATACGCTGGCACAGGCGCTGCATCGTTTCTTCGATGAACAGGGTTACTTCTGGGTTTCGACGCCGCTGATTACCGCCTCCGATACCGAAGGTGCTGGCGAGATGTTCCGCGTTTCGACGCTGGATCTGGAAAACCTGCCGCGTAACGACCAGGGCAAAGTGGACTTCGACAAAGACTTCTTTGGTAAAGAGTCTTTCCTGACCGTTTCCGGACAGTTAAACGGCGAAACCTATGCCTGCGCGTTATCCAAGGTTTATACCTTTGGACCGACGTTCCGTGCTGAAAATTCCAACACCAGTCGTCACCTGGCGGAGTTCTGGATGCTGGAACCGGAAGTCGCCTTTGCCAGCCTGAACGATATTGCCGGTCTGGCGGAAGCGATGCTCAAATATGCCTTCAAGGCAGTGCTGACAGAACGCGCCGACGATATGAAGTTCTTTGCGGAGCGTGTGGACAAAGAAGCGATCAGTCGTCTGGAACGCTTTATTGAGTCCGACTTTGCTCAGGTGGACTACACCGATGCTGTAGCCATTCTTGAAGAGTGCATTAAGAACGGTAGAAAATTCGAGAACCCGGTTTACTGGGGTGTGGACCTCTCCTCTGAGCATGAGCGTTATCTGGCAGAAGAACACTTCAAAGCCCCGGTGGTAGTGAAAAACTATCCGAAGGATATTAAAGCGTTCTATATGCGCCTGAACGAAGACGGTAAAACCGTCGCGGCAATGGACGTGCTGGCGCCGGGCATTGGTGAGATCATCGGTGGCTCTCAGCGTGAAGAGCGTCTGGACGTTCTGGATGCGCGTATGCTGGAGATGGGTCTGAACAAAGAAGATTACTGGTGGTATCGCGACCTGCGCCGCTACGGTACTGTGCCGCACTCTGGTTTCGGCCTCGGCTTTGAGCGTCTGATCGCCTATGTTACCGGTGTTCAAAACGTTCGTGACGTGATCCCGTTCCCACGCACCCCGCGTAACGCCACTTTCTAA
- the pncB gene encoding nicotinate phosphoribosyltransferase, with amino-acid sequence MTQFASPVLHSLLDTDAYKLHMQQAVFHHYYDVQVAAEFRCRGDDLLGIYADTIREQVNAMQHLRLQEEEFKWLSGLPFFKTDYLNWLRDFRYNPQQVSVVNDNGKLNIRLTGPWREVIMWEVPLLAVISELVHRYRSPEAGVAQALDTLERKLVDFSALTADLDMSRFHLMDFGTRRRFSRDVQQAIVQRLQQEPWFVGTSNYDLARRLSLTPMGTQAHEWFQAHQQISPDLATSQRAALAAWLKEYPNQLGIALTDCITMDAFLRDFGAEFATRYQGLRHDSGDPVEWGEKAIAHYEKLGIDPQSKTLVFSDNLDLNKAIDLYRHFSSRVQLSFGIGTRLTCDIPQVKPLNIVIKLVECNGKPVAKLSDSPGKTICHDKAFVRALRKAFDLPHIQKAS; translated from the coding sequence ATGACACAATTCGCTTCTCCTGTTCTGCACTCGTTGCTGGATACAGACGCTTATAAGTTGCATATGCAGCAAGCGGTTTTTCACCACTACTATGATGTGCAGGTAGCGGCGGAATTTCGTTGCCGTGGCGACGATCTGCTGGGAATTTATGCTGATACCATCCGCGAGCAGGTCAACGCGATGCAGCATCTGCGACTTCAGGAAGAGGAGTTTAAATGGCTCTCCGGCCTGCCCTTCTTCAAAACGGATTACCTGAACTGGCTGCGTGATTTCCGCTATAACCCGCAGCAGGTTTCTGTCGTTAATGACAACGGTAAACTCAATATCCGTTTAACCGGCCCGTGGCGCGAAGTCATTATGTGGGAAGTCCCACTGCTGGCGGTGATCAGCGAACTGGTTCACCGTTACCGTTCACCGGAAGCCGGCGTTGCGCAAGCACTCGATACGCTGGAGCGCAAGCTAGTCGATTTCTCTGCCTTAACGGCCGATCTCGATATGTCCCGCTTCCACCTGATGGACTTCGGTACCCGCCGTCGTTTTTCCCGCGACGTGCAGCAGGCTATCGTTCAACGCCTTCAACAAGAGCCGTGGTTCGTTGGCACCAGCAATTACGATCTTGCTCGCCGTCTGTCGCTGACGCCAATGGGAACCCAGGCGCACGAGTGGTTCCAGGCTCACCAACAAATCAGTCCGGATCTGGCCACCAGTCAGCGCGCTGCGCTGGCCGCATGGTTGAAAGAGTATCCGAATCAACTTGGCATCGCCCTCACCGACTGCATCACAATGGATGCATTTCTGCGCGATTTTGGCGCTGAATTTGCCACCCGTTATCAGGGATTACGCCACGATTCCGGCGATCCTGTTGAATGGGGCGAAAAGGCTATCGCTCACTATGAAAAGTTGGGCATTGATCCGCAAAGCAAAACGCTGGTTTTCTCCGATAATCTCGATCTGAACAAAGCGATTGACCTCTACCGCCACTTCTCCTCACGCGTTCAGCTCAGTTTCGGGATCGGTACACGTCTGACTTGCGATATTCCTCAGGTGAAGCCGCTGAATATTGTGATCAAGCTGGTGGAGTGCAACGGCAAACCGGTTGCCAAACTTTCTGACAGCCCCGGCAAAACGATCTGTCACGATAAAGCCTTCGTCCGCGCTTTACGTAAAGCGTTTGATCTCCCGCATATTCAAAAAGCCAGCTAA
- the pepN gene encoding aminopeptidase N, producing MTQQPQAKYRHDYRAPDYQITDIDLTFDLDAEKTVVTAVSQAVRHGASDAPLTLNGEALTLVSLHVNDKPWTSYKEEEGVLIISDLPERFSLRIVNEISPSANTALEGLYQSGDALCTQCEAEGFRHITWYLDRPDVLARFTTKIIADKTKYPFLLSNGNRVGEGELDNGRHWVQWQDPFPKPCYLFALVAGDFDVLRDTFTTRSGREVALELYVDRGNLDRAPWAMTSLQNSMKWDEERFGLEYDLDIYMIVAVDFFNMGAMENKGLNIFNSKYVLARTDTATDKDYLDIERVIGHEYFHNWTGNRVTCRDWFQLSLKEGLTVFRDQEFSSDLGSRAVNRINNVRTMRGLQFAEDASPMAHPIRPDMVIEMNNFYTLTVYEKGAEVIRMIHTLLGEENFQKGMQLYFERHDGSAATCDDFVQAMEDASNVDLSHFRRWYSQSGTPVVTVKDDYNPETEQYTLTISQRTPATADQAEKQPLHIPFAIELYDNEGKVIPLQKGGHPVNSVLNVTQAEQTFVFDNVYFQPVPALLCEFSAPVKLEYKWSDQQLTFLMRHARNDFSRWDAAQSLLATYIKLNVARHQQGQPLSLPAHVADAFRAVLLDEKIDPALAAEILTLPSVNEIAELFEIIDPLAIAEVREALTRTLATELADEFLAIYNANRLDEYRVEHADIGKRTLRNACLRFLAFGETQLADMLVSKQYREANNMTDALAALSAAVAAQLPCRDVLMQEYDDKWHQDGLVMDKWFILQSTSPADNVLETVRGLLKHRSFSMSNPNRVRSLIGAFAGSNPTAFHAEDGSGYQFMVEMLTELNSRNPQVASRLIEPLIRLKRYDAKRQEKMRAALEQLKGLENLSGDLFEKITKALA from the coding sequence ATGACACAACAGCCACAAGCCAAATACCGCCACGACTATCGCGCGCCGGATTACCAGATTACTGATATTGACTTGACCTTTGACCTGGATGCTGAAAAAACCGTGGTCACAGCAGTGAGCCAGGCTGTTCGTCATGGCGCATCAGATGCCCCGCTGACGTTGAATGGCGAGGCGCTAACGCTCGTTTCCCTCCATGTTAACGATAAGCCGTGGACGTCCTATAAAGAAGAAGAGGGCGTGTTGATCATCAGCGACCTGCCAGAGCGATTCTCGTTGCGCATCGTGAATGAGATCAGCCCGTCAGCCAATACGGCGCTTGAAGGGCTGTATCAGTCTGGCGATGCCTTATGTACCCAGTGTGAAGCCGAAGGTTTCCGTCATATTACCTGGTATCTCGACCGCCCGGATGTGCTGGCGCGTTTTACGACCAAAATTATCGCCGACAAAACGAAATATCCGTTCCTGCTCTCTAACGGCAACCGTGTGGGAGAGGGTGAACTGGACAATGGACGTCACTGGGTACAGTGGCAGGATCCGTTCCCGAAACCGTGCTACCTGTTTGCGTTGGTGGCCGGTGATTTCGACGTGCTGCGCGATACCTTTACCACCCGTTCTGGCCGTGAAGTTGCGCTTGAACTGTACGTTGATCGTGGCAACCTCGACCGCGCGCCGTGGGCCATGACCTCCCTGCAAAATTCCATGAAGTGGGACGAGGAACGTTTCGGCCTGGAATACGATCTCGACATCTATATGATCGTCGCCGTCGACTTCTTCAATATGGGCGCGATGGAGAATAAAGGGCTTAATATCTTTAACTCCAAATACGTGCTGGCCCGCACCGATACCGCCACTGATAAAGACTATCTCGACATCGAGCGGGTCATCGGACACGAATATTTTCACAACTGGACCGGAAACCGCGTCACCTGTCGCGACTGGTTCCAGTTGAGCCTGAAAGAAGGTCTCACCGTGTTCCGCGATCAGGAGTTCAGCTCCGATCTTGGCTCGCGTGCAGTTAACCGAATCAACAACGTGCGCACCATGCGCGGATTGCAGTTTGCCGAAGACGCCAGCCCAATGGCGCACCCTATCCGTCCGGATATGGTCATCGAGATGAATAACTTCTACACCCTGACCGTTTACGAGAAAGGCGCAGAAGTGATCCGTATGATTCACACCCTGCTGGGCGAAGAGAACTTCCAGAAAGGGATGCAGCTATATTTCGAGCGTCACGACGGTAGTGCGGCAACCTGTGATGATTTCGTACAGGCGATGGAAGATGCCTCCAACGTCGATCTTTCACATTTCCGCCGTTGGTACAGCCAGTCCGGTACACCAGTGGTTACAGTGAAAGATGACTACAACCCGGAAACCGAGCAGTACACGTTGACCATCAGCCAGCGTACCCCGGCAACCGCGGATCAGGCAGAAAAACAGCCGCTGCATATTCCGTTTGCCATTGAGTTGTACGACAACGAAGGCAAGGTGATCCCGTTGCAAAAAGGGGGGCATCCGGTGAATTCAGTGCTGAATGTGACGCAGGCGGAACAGACGTTCGTCTTTGATAACGTCTATTTCCAGCCGGTGCCCGCCTTGCTGTGCGAATTCTCCGCCCCGGTGAAACTGGAATATAAGTGGAGCGATCAACAACTGACGTTCCTGATGCGCCATGCGCGTAACGACTTCTCACGTTGGGACGCGGCGCAAAGCCTGTTGGCGACGTATATCAAGCTGAACGTGGCGCGTCATCAGCAGGGGCAACCGCTCTCTCTGCCTGCTCATGTTGCTGATGCATTCCGTGCGGTGCTGCTCGATGAGAAGATTGATCCGGCGCTGGCGGCGGAAATTCTGACGCTGCCATCGGTGAATGAAATCGCGGAGTTGTTCGAGATTATCGACCCGCTGGCGATTGCTGAAGTTCGTGAAGCCCTGACCCGTACTCTGGCGACCGAACTGGCCGATGAATTCCTTGCTATCTACAACGCCAATCGTCTGGACGAGTATCGCGTCGAACACGCGGATATCGGCAAGCGTACCCTGCGTAATGCCTGCCTGCGCTTCCTGGCATTTGGTGAAACGCAACTGGCCGATATGCTGGTAAGCAAGCAGTACCGCGAAGCCAACAACATGACCGACGCCCTGGCGGCGCTGTCTGCCGCCGTTGCAGCGCAGTTACCGTGCCGTGACGTATTGATGCAGGAGTATGACGATAAGTGGCATCAGGACGGTCTAGTCATGGATAAATGGTTTATTCTGCAATCCACCAGCCCGGCGGATAACGTACTGGAAACGGTGCGCGGACTGCTGAAACACCGCTCCTTTAGTATGAGCAACCCGAACCGGGTCCGTTCGCTGATCGGCGCGTTTGCGGGCAGTAACCCGACGGCTTTCCATGCCGAGGATGGCAGCGGTTATCAGTTTATGGTGGAGATGCTGACCGAGCTTAACAGCCGTAACCCGCAGGTGGCGTCACGTCTGATTGAGCCGCTGATTCGCCTGAAGCGCTACGATGCTAAACGTCAGGAAAAAATGCGTGCGGCGCTGGAGCAGTTGAAAGGGCTGGAGAATCTTTCTGGCGATCTGTTTGAGAAGATCACAAAAGCGTTAGCCTGA
- the ssuB gene encoding aliphatic sulfonates ABC transporter ATP-binding protein, producing MNTARLNQGTPLLLNAVTKKYANNTVLNQLDLHIPAGQFVAVVGRSGGGKSTLLRLLAGLESPTAGELLAGTTPLAEIQDDTRMMFQDARLLPWKSVIDNVGLGLKGHWRDAARQALAAVGLENRAAEWPAALSGGQKQRVALARALIHRPGLLLLDEPLGALDALTRLEMQDLIVSLWQEHGFTVLLVTHDVSEAVAMADRVLLIEEGKIGLDLTVDIARPRRLGSVRLAELEAEVLNRVMKRGETEQPIRRHG from the coding sequence ATGAATACCGCCCGTCTGAATCAAGGTACGCCGCTACTGCTGAATGCGGTAACCAAAAAATATGCGAATAACACCGTACTGAACCAACTCGATCTGCATATCCCTGCCGGGCAGTTCGTTGCCGTGGTGGGACGCAGCGGTGGGGGCAAGAGCACCCTGCTACGCCTGCTGGCGGGGTTAGAATCCCCCACGGCGGGCGAGCTGCTGGCAGGAACGACGCCACTGGCTGAGATTCAGGATGACACGCGAATGATGTTCCAGGATGCCCGACTGCTGCCGTGGAAATCGGTCATCGATAATGTTGGACTCGGGCTAAAAGGCCATTGGCGGGACGCCGCACGTCAGGCGCTCGCCGCGGTTGGGCTGGAAAACCGGGCCGCGGAGTGGCCTGCGGCTCTTTCTGGCGGACAAAAGCAGCGTGTGGCGCTGGCGCGCGCGCTTATTCATCGGCCAGGTTTACTGCTGTTGGATGAACCGCTCGGCGCGCTGGATGCGTTAACACGCCTGGAGATGCAGGACCTGATCGTTTCACTGTGGCAGGAACATGGCTTTACCGTCCTGCTGGTGACACACGACGTCAGTGAAGCCGTGGCAATGGCAGACCGCGTGCTGCTGATCGAAGAAGGCAAAATCGGCCTTGATTTGACGGTGGATATCGCACGCCCCCGCCGTCTGGGATCGGTGCGGTTAGCAGAACTGGAAGCAGAAGTATTGAATCGGGTCATGAAGCGAGGAGAAACGGAGCAGCCGATCCGTCGACATGGATGA
- the ssuC gene encoding aliphatic sulfonate ABC transporter permease SsuC, whose translation MATSTNKWLLRVAPWFLPVGIVALWQLASSVGWLSGRILPSPEGVVIAFWTLSASGELWQHLAISSWRALIGFSIGGSIGLTLGLISGLSRWGERLLDTSVQMLRNVPHLALIPLVILWFGIDESAKIFLVALGTLFPIYINTWHGIRNIDRGLVEMARSYGLSGFRLFVHVILPGALPSIMVGVRFALGLMWLTLIVAETISANSGIGYLAMNAREFLQTDIVVVAIILYALLGKLADVSAQLLERVWLRWNPAYHVKEATV comes from the coding sequence ATGGCAACGTCAACCAATAAATGGTTGCTGCGCGTTGCCCCCTGGTTTTTACCGGTGGGCATCGTGGCACTCTGGCAACTCGCCTCCTCTGTGGGCTGGCTTTCCGGGCGCATTTTGCCCTCGCCGGAAGGCGTGGTTATCGCCTTCTGGACGCTCTCCGCCAGCGGTGAACTCTGGCAGCATCTGGCAATTAGCTCCTGGCGCGCACTGATCGGCTTTTCGATTGGTGGCTCCATCGGTCTGACCCTGGGCTTGATCAGCGGTTTGTCTCGCTGGGGCGAACGCCTGCTGGATACCTCGGTGCAGATGCTGCGTAATGTACCGCATCTGGCCCTGATCCCGCTGGTCATTTTGTGGTTTGGCATCGATGAAAGCGCGAAGATCTTCCTGGTCGCACTGGGCACACTCTTTCCGATCTATATCAACACCTGGCATGGGATCCGCAATATCGATCGCGGTCTGGTCGAAATGGCGCGCAGCTATGGACTGTCAGGTTTTCGGCTGTTTGTCCATGTGATCCTGCCCGGCGCTCTGCCTTCCATTATGGTCGGCGTGCGTTTTGCTCTGGGGCTCATGTGGCTGACGCTGATCGTCGCAGAAACCATCTCTGCCAATTCCGGCATCGGCTATCTGGCTATGAATGCCAGGGAATTCCTGCAAACGGATATCGTTGTCGTCGCCATTATTCTTTACGCCCTGCTCGGCAAGTTAGCCGATGTGAGCGCGCAGCTGCTGGAACGCGTCTGGCTACGCTGGAACCCGGCTTACCATGTGAAGGAGGCCACTGTATGA
- the ssuD gene encoding FMNH2-dependent alkanesulfonate monooxygenase translates to MSLNMFWFLPTHGDGHYLGTEEGSRPVDQGYLQQIAQTVDRLGFTGVLIPTGRSCEDAWLVAASMLPVTQRLKFLVALRPSVTSPTVAARQAATLDRLSNGRALFNLVTGSDPQELAGDGVFLDHTERYEASAEFTEVWRRLLKGEAVDFNGKHIHVRGAKLFFPPIQQPHPPLYFGGSSDVAQDLAAEQVDLYLTWGEPPALVKEKIEQVRAKAAARGRKIRFGIRLHVIVRETNEEAWQAADRLIAHLDDETIAKAQAAFARTDSVGQHRMAALHNGKRDKLEISPNLWAGVGLVRGGAGTALVGDGPTVAARINEYAALGIDSFVLSGYPHLEEAWKVGELLFPHLDVAIPEIPQPQRLHQQGEAVANEYIPRKIAQS, encoded by the coding sequence ATGAGCCTGAATATGTTCTGGTTTTTACCCACTCACGGTGATGGACACTATCTGGGAACCGAAGAGGGATCCCGTCCGGTTGATCAGGGGTATTTGCAGCAAATTGCTCAGACGGTGGATCGCCTCGGCTTTACCGGCGTGCTGATCCCCACCGGACGCTCTTGCGAGGATGCGTGGCTGGTGGCGGCATCGATGCTCCCGGTGACGCAACGCCTGAAATTTCTGGTGGCTTTGCGCCCCAGCGTCACCTCCCCCACCGTCGCTGCACGTCAGGCTGCCACCCTGGACCGCCTTTCGAATGGTCGGGCGTTGTTTAACCTGGTGACCGGTAGCGATCCGCAAGAACTTGCGGGTGATGGCGTCTTTCTCGATCACACTGAACGTTACGAAGCCTCTGCGGAATTCACCGAGGTCTGGCGTCGTCTGTTAAAGGGCGAAGCCGTTGATTTCAACGGGAAGCATATACACGTTCGCGGAGCCAAACTGTTCTTCCCACCGATACAACAGCCGCATCCTCCGCTCTACTTTGGCGGTTCATCTGATGTCGCGCAGGATCTGGCCGCCGAACAGGTCGACCTCTACCTGACCTGGGGCGAACCACCCGCCCTGGTGAAAGAGAAGATCGAACAGGTTCGAGCGAAAGCCGCCGCGCGCGGGCGCAAAATTCGCTTCGGTATTCGCCTGCACGTCATTGTGCGCGAAACCAATGAAGAAGCCTGGCAGGCTGCAGATCGACTGATTGCCCATCTGGACGACGAGACGATCGCCAAAGCACAGGCGGCGTTTGCCCGCACCGATTCTGTAGGCCAGCACCGCATGGCGGCATTGCACAACGGCAAACGTGACAAGCTGGAGATCAGTCCTAATTTGTGGGCAGGTGTCGGTCTGGTACGTGGCGGTGCGGGTACTGCACTGGTTGGCGATGGCCCAACAGTTGCCGCGCGCATCAATGAATATGCTGCTCTCGGCATCGACAGCTTTGTGCTCTCCGGTTATCCGCACCTGGAAGAAGCCTGGAAAGTGGGCGAATTGTTATTCCCCCATCTGGATGTTGCGATCCCTGAAATTCCACAGCCGCAGCGCCTGCACCAGCAGGGAGAAGCTGTCGCGAACGAATATATTCCGCGTAAAATCGCACAAAGTTAA
- a CDS encoding sulfonate ABC transporter substrate-binding protein produces MLNFLKRRTPWLALTGLLTLSGLAQATESAPDALRIGFQKGSISLVLAKSHQLLEKRYPQTKISWIEFPAGPQMLEALNVGSIDIGSTGDIPPIFAQAAGADLVYIGVEPPKPKAEVILVAENSPIKTVADLKGHKVAFQKGSSAHNLLLRALQQAGLKFTDIQPTYLTPADARAAFQQGNVDAWAIWDPYYSAALLQGGVRVLKDGTDLKQTGSFYLAARPYAEKNGAFIQNILGIFSEADALTISQRTQSITLLAKTMGLPEPVIASYLDHRPPTSISPVSPSVAALQQQTADLFYENRLVPKKIDIRQRIWQPGQQEGKQL; encoded by the coding sequence ATGCTTAATTTCCTGAAACGACGCACACCATGGCTCGCGCTGACGGGGTTACTCACGCTTTCAGGTCTGGCGCAGGCGACGGAATCCGCCCCGGATGCGCTACGCATTGGTTTTCAGAAAGGCAGTATCAGCCTGGTTCTGGCCAAAAGCCATCAACTGTTGGAAAAGCGCTATCCGCAAACCAAAATCTCCTGGATTGAATTTCCGGCTGGGCCACAGATGCTGGAGGCACTCAACGTAGGAAGTATCGATATCGGCAGTACCGGTGATATCCCGCCGATTTTTGCCCAGGCCGCAGGTGCCGATCTGGTATACATCGGTGTTGAACCTCCGAAGCCAAAAGCTGAAGTGATTCTGGTTGCGGAAAACAGCCCAATCAAAACCGTTGCCGACCTCAAAGGCCATAAAGTCGCCTTCCAAAAAGGCTCCAGCGCGCATAATTTACTGCTGCGCGCGCTGCAACAGGCCGGGCTGAAATTTACTGATATCCAGCCGACATATCTGACCCCAGCGGATGCCCGCGCCGCTTTCCAGCAGGGTAACGTCGATGCCTGGGCTATCTGGGATCCGTATTACTCTGCCGCACTGTTGCAGGGAGGTGTGCGCGTCCTGAAAGATGGTACTGACCTTAAGCAGACCGGTTCATTTTATCTCGCCGCCCGTCCCTATGCGGAAAAAAATGGTGCCTTTATTCAGAACATACTGGGGATCTTCAGCGAGGCGGATGCCCTGACCATCAGCCAACGCACGCAGAGCATTACGCTGCTGGCGAAAACCATGGGATTGCCAGAGCCGGTCATTGCCTCGTATCTCGATCACCGTCCGCCAACCTCTATTTCTCCGGTAAGTCCCTCCGTCGCGGCGTTACAGCAACAAACCGCCGATCTGTTTTATGAAAATCGGCTGGTACCGAAAAAAATCGATATCCGTCAACGCATCTGGCAGCCTGGTCAACAAGAAGGAAAACAATTATGA
- the ssuE gene encoding NADPH-dependent FMN reductase has translation MRVITLAGSPRFPSRSSSLLEYAREKLSRQQIEVYHWNLHNFEPEDLLYARFDSPALKTLVGQLKEADGLIVATPVYKAAYSGALKTLLDLLPERALEGKVVLPLATGGTVAHLLAVDYALKPVLSALKAQEILHGVFADNSQVIDYQHKPHFTPNLQLRLDNALETFWQALHRRDVPAPEFHIPQGVVHA, from the coding sequence ATGCGCGTGATTACTCTCGCGGGAAGCCCTCGCTTTCCCTCCCGCTCCAGTTCGTTACTGGAATACGCCCGGGAAAAGTTGAGTCGCCAACAGATTGAGGTTTACCACTGGAACCTGCATAACTTCGAACCTGAAGATCTACTCTATGCCCGTTTTGACAGCCCGGCATTGAAGACACTAGTCGGACAACTTAAGGAAGCCGATGGTCTGATCGTCGCCACGCCAGTGTATAAAGCGGCTTACTCAGGTGCGCTAAAAACCCTGCTCGACCTGCTTCCGGAACGCGCGCTGGAGGGAAAAGTCGTGCTGCCCTTAGCCACTGGCGGCACCGTCGCCCATCTGCTCGCCGTTGATTACGCCCTGAAACCGGTGCTTAGCGCCCTCAAGGCGCAGGAGATTTTGCATGGCGTGTTTGCTGACAACTCTCAGGTGATTGATTACCAGCACAAGCCGCATTTCACCCCGAATTTGCAGTTGCGCCTTGATAACGCGCTGGAAACCTTCTGGCAGGCACTGCATCGCCGTGACGTTCCGGCCCCTGAATTCCATATTCCTCAAGGAGTTGTCCATGCTTAA